From a single Prochlorococcus sp. MIT 0603 genomic region:
- a CDS encoding BMC domain-containing protein, giving the protein MTSSNPLNSSKAKQKIKNIDASKQIVDVETGSTKPKEVSSQTKSAKNSTGSGRNSNTNNPPYNNSSSKYGPISGIALGMIETRGMVPAIEAADAMTKAAEVNLVAREYIGGGYVSVLVRGETGAVNASVRAGADACERVGDGLVAAHIIARPHVEVEPILQVSGATRRL; this is encoded by the coding sequence ATGACTTCTTCTAATCCACTCAACAGCTCTAAAGCAAAACAAAAGATAAAAAACATCGATGCTTCAAAGCAAATAGTTGATGTTGAAACCGGTTCTACTAAGCCAAAGGAAGTTTCATCTCAAACTAAAAGTGCTAAGAATTCCACTGGATCTGGAAGGAATTCAAATACTAATAATCCTCCATACAACAATTCTTCCTCGAAGTATGGTCCGATTTCTGGTATTGCTTTAGGAATGATTGAGACACGTGGTATGGTCCCAGCTATAGAGGCAGCAGATGCTATGACAAAAGCTGCAGAGGTGAATTTAGTTGCTAGAGAATATATTGGAGGTGGATACGTGAGTGTTCTAGTACGTGGCGAAACTGGAGCAGTAAATGCTTCTGTTAGGGCAGGAGCTGATGCCTGTGAGCGTGTTGGAGACGGATTGGTGGCTGCACATATTATTGCTCGGCCTCATGTCGAAGTGGAACCTATCCTTCAAGTTAGTGGAGCAACTCGTCGCCTTTGA
- a CDS encoding 4a-hydroxytetrahydrobiopterin dehydratase has translation MHKWNERSRPLRLERRLEFLTYESTRDFLDRLGDLCENRKRFPDISFGKTYVNLTLKPEDENQITDLDKKFASEIDELTNN, from the coding sequence ATGCACAAATGGAATGAGAGAAGTCGCCCTTTGAGGCTCGAAAGGAGATTGGAATTTCTAACTTATGAGTCGACTAGAGATTTCCTTGATCGACTTGGTGATCTTTGTGAGAACAGAAAGCGCTTCCCTGACATAAGTTTTGGTAAAACGTATGTAAATTTGACTTTGAAACCTGAAGATGAAAATCAGATAACAGATCTTGATAAGAAATTCGCTTCAGAAATAGATGAATTGACAAATAACTAG
- a CDS encoding DUF3136 domain-containing protein gives MSAAKLTIGELEAGYPLYCKALRRLLELGRTRQEIERTVCWGHLETLNRCLPGRYKAPAYLMALIKRDISEGKE, from the coding sequence ATGTCCGCAGCCAAGCTAACAATTGGAGAACTCGAGGCTGGTTATCCTCTCTACTGCAAAGCTCTTAGGAGGCTTCTTGAACTAGGTCGCACTCGCCAAGAGATTGAGAGAACAGTCTGCTGGGGGCATTTAGAGACCCTTAATAGGTGCCTACCTGGAAGGTATAAGGCTCCTGCTTACTTAATGGCACTAATTAAACGTGACATCTCTGAAGGTAAAGAGTGA
- a CDS encoding Rid family detoxifying hydrolase gives MTALLKKAIESKAAPAPVGPYNQAILAGGWLYCSGQIALDPSTGNIVGKEDVEQQTHQVLKNLLEVLKAAGGDTSNVVRTTIYLVNLEDFKKVNNIYSDFFKNNISPARACIEVSALPKGGLVEIDCVAWLG, from the coding sequence AATCGAATCAAAAGCAGCCCCAGCTCCAGTAGGTCCTTATAATCAAGCCATTCTTGCAGGAGGGTGGCTTTATTGTTCTGGGCAAATTGCACTTGACCCTTCTACAGGAAATATTGTTGGAAAGGAGGATGTCGAGCAACAAACACATCAAGTTCTTAAAAACCTTTTAGAGGTCCTAAAGGCCGCAGGTGGAGATACTTCCAATGTTGTCCGAACAACTATCTATTTGGTCAACCTAGAAGACTTCAAGAAAGTAAATAATATTTATTCTGATTTTTTCAAGAACAACATTAGTCCTGCGAGAGCCTGTATAGAGGTTTCTGCTCTTCCAAAAGGGGGGCTTGTAGAGATCGACTGTGTAGCGTGGCTTGGTTGA
- a CDS encoding carboxysome peptide B — protein sequence MEIMRVMGRLVCTQRVAGLGHMHLRILQNNQGKRLVAVDPVGAREGNWVFTSSGSAARFACPDPTTQTDLTIGGIIDFWTPDG from the coding sequence ATGGAAATAATGCGGGTTATGGGCCGCTTGGTTTGTACTCAAAGAGTTGCAGGTTTAGGTCATATGCATTTGCGTATTTTGCAAAATAATCAAGGGAAGAGGCTCGTTGCCGTAGACCCCGTAGGAGCACGTGAGGGCAACTGGGTGTTTACTTCTAGTGGCTCTGCTGCAAGATTTGCATGTCCAGATCCAACTACACAAACAGATTTAACAATCGGCGGAATAATTGATTTTTGGACCCCTGATGGATAG